DNA sequence from the Vulgatibacter sp. genome:
TCCCGGACGGCGTCCCGACGGAAGACGCCGCGGGCTAAGGAGTTCCAACGTGGGCATGTCGGTCGGACAGGGCGGCGGCAAGAAGCACAAGGTGACGCCGCAGATGAACGTCACCCCGCTCGTCGACGTGGTGCTGGTGCTGCTGATCATCTTCATGGTGGTCACGCCGCTGCTCACCAAGCAGTTCTGGATCAACGTCCCGAAGAAGGCGGACGAGGTGAAGCAGCCGCTGCCGGACGACAGCAAGCCGCCGGTGGTGCTCTCCCTCGCTGCAGACGGGACGCTGCGGATCAACAAGGACACGATCCGGCGCGACGACATCGGCAGGCGCCTGCCGCGGATCTTCTCCGCGCAGGGCGACGCCACGCTGGTCTTCGATGCGGAAGACGGCGCGCCCTACGGCGAAGCGGTCAAGGTGATGGATCTGGCCCGTGCCGCAGGCGCGGTCACCA
Encoded proteins:
- a CDS encoding ExbD/TolR family protein, producing MSVGQGGGKKHKVTPQMNVTPLVDVVLVLLIIFMVVTPLLTKQFWINVPKKADEVKQPLPDDSKPPVVLSLAADGTLRINKDTIRRDDIGRRLPRIFSAQGDATLVFDAEDGAPYGEAVKVMDLARAAGAVTIAVSSRELK